From Ignavibacterium sp.:
ATGCGCGAAGGAATCAAGGGAATGCTTAAATCTCTTGATCCTTACACTGTATTTATCGACGAAAGTAAACAGGAAGATATTGATTTAATGACCAATGGAAAGTACGGTGGAATAGGAGTTACTATCGGTGTAAGAAATGACCGTGTTACAATCACTGAAATACTTGAAGGTTATGCAGCTCAGAAACAAGGATTAAGAATAGGTGATGTTGTAATTGAAGTTGATGGTGAACCAATAACATCTTCTGACATTGATAATCTTTCAGCAAAAGTAAAAGGTGAGCCGGGAACAACTGTTCAGCTTAAAGTTCTGCGTAATAATGAAAAAGATACATTACAATTCAATATCGTCCGTGAGGAAATTATTATTCGTAATTTGGTTTATGCTGGTTTCTATCCTGCAAATTCGAATAATGTTTATTTAAAACTTTCCAATTTCAGTCGTTCGGCTGCTGAAGAAATTAAAAACGCATTAAAGAAACTGAAAGAAGAAAAACCAATTGAATCTATTGTACTTGATTTAAGAGGAAATCCTGGTGGCTTGCTTGATGTTGCGGTTGATGTTTGTAATAAATTTCTGAAAAAAGATTTATTGATAGTTTCTACGAAAGGAAGAGAACCCAGCAGTGAGAAAAAATATTTTGCAAAGGAAGAACCAATTGCTCCGAATGAGAAACTTATTGTGCTGATAAATGAAAACAGTGCTTCAGCTTCTGAAATTGTAGCAGGTGCAATTCAGGACCATGATCGGGGAATTATTCTTGGTACGCAATCTTTCGGTAAAGGACTGGTTCAGACAATTACTCCCATTTCTTATAACACTTCACTGAAGATAACAACAGCAAAATATTACACTCCAAGCGGAAGATGTATTCAGAAAATTGATTACTCAAAAAAGAATAAAGTATTTAATACACCATTGATTGATGATAAATCGGAATTTACAACAGATAACAATCGCAAAGTTTACAGCGCCGGAGGAATAACTCCAGACACTCTGGTTAAATTTGAAATTGAAGGAGAGATAACCAGAGAACTTCTCGCAAAGGGAATCATTTTTGATTTTGCTGATAAGTTCTATTACCAAAACCAATCAACCGGATTTGAAAATTTGAACGATAATAAAATCTTCAGTGAATTTGTTTCATATATAAAGAGTAAAGAATTTAACTATACGCCGGAAGTTGAAAAGAAACTTAATGCACTTATTGAAGACCTTGACAAAAACAAAATAAACGGAAAGATTCTTAATGCAGCAAATAAACTGAAAGATGAGCTGAAAAACTATTTTGAAAAAGAACTTGATAAACACAAAAGTGAAATTTTAAGTTACATCAAAATTGAATTAGCTAATAGATACTATAATCAGCAAAAGGGACTTGAAGAATCACTGAAATACGACAAACAATTCAGTACAGCAATTACACTTTTCAAGAATGAATCAGTAT
This genomic window contains:
- a CDS encoding S41 family peptidase; amino-acid sequence: MKKTFFIVVLISSLILGFYIQRSGDIYYEISKNMELFGKVYKEISFNYVDEINPEEFMREGIKGMLKSLDPYTVFIDESKQEDIDLMTNGKYGGIGVTIGVRNDRVTITEILEGYAAQKQGLRIGDVVIEVDGEPITSSDIDNLSAKVKGEPGTTVQLKVLRNNEKDTLQFNIVREEIIIRNLVYAGFYPANSNNVYLKLSNFSRSAAEEIKNALKKLKEEKPIESIVLDLRGNPGGLLDVAVDVCNKFLKKDLLIVSTKGREPSSEKKYFAKEEPIAPNEKLIVLINENSASASEIVAGAIQDHDRGIILGTQSFGKGLVQTITPISYNTSLKITTAKYYTPSGRCIQKIDYSKKNKVFNTPLIDDKSEFTTDNNRKVYSAGGITPDTLVKFEIEGEITRELLAKGIIFDFADKFYYQNQSTGFENLNDNKIFSEFVSYIKSKEFNYTPEVEKKLNALIEDLDKNKINGKILNAANKLKDELKNYFEKELDKHKSEILSYIKIELANRYYNQQKGLEESLKYDKQFSTAITLFKNESVFNKLLNKGL